The following proteins are co-located in the Maridesulfovibrio sp. genome:
- a CDS encoding SpoIIE family protein phosphatase, which translates to MSIRIKLFALLLTFSLIPLLVLSVISRQGIQELGQIQSDNLRTDMIKILTDEMHQSAKDSAKLVQQQAVSLEFALKAIGAEAEDVLNDPVGEPPKVYFSDDFTTEGHQPADFGPSPQYFVVSEVGQKIPSSISLEEPVFFYPGGKGKLRNDKDLARLCLLKTDLKSFFNQAGTALHRVYITLNSGLHMAYPGHGNYPANFDPRKRAWFTKAVEQGVIVWDKSIDASTGQQVYTLSKPIRNRNGNIIGVVAIDIQLVELLRKEDLTSQWSSAILAFVVGPVKTDEGVELRIWAESGHKETNISWMTGLPNEVRYLQSSAKDSLNGLINSIAKGESGVMRMPYNGIKSVWAFAPFRGEGSYVLITPERVITRVPDRAANQALELSKNLYVAVGAAALITLITVGLVAFIGSRKVIKPLLVMTNAAEKISEGDLSVHVDVKTGDERETLANAFNHMIPKLQDHLRISKSMELAQEVHTSLLPQDPPQANGLDISGTSISCDETGGDYFDFYTPPASGGTGILLGDVTGHGVSAALLMTTGRAHLKHASGHREPLANRIGEVNRLLCSDIGETGRFMTLFCLEISPDNSAATYVRAGHDPATIYNPANGEKRDLMGSPMLALGIFDEAEYNEFDVDLNEGEIIFIGTDGIWEARNTKDEMFGRDRLDRIIFENAKRSAAEIQQEIIAEVYKFQDGMEQEDDITLVIIKVNEFNKAK; encoded by the coding sequence ATGAGCATACGAATTAAACTATTTGCATTGCTGCTTACATTCAGCCTTATCCCCCTGCTGGTGCTTTCAGTTATAAGCCGGCAGGGTATTCAGGAGCTTGGACAGATTCAATCCGACAATCTGCGTACGGACATGATCAAAATCCTGACTGATGAAATGCACCAATCCGCCAAAGATTCTGCCAAGCTGGTCCAGCAACAGGCCGTATCCCTGGAATTCGCACTGAAAGCCATCGGTGCGGAAGCAGAAGATGTACTCAATGACCCCGTAGGAGAGCCTCCTAAAGTTTATTTTTCCGATGATTTCACCACCGAAGGACACCAACCAGCCGACTTCGGACCATCTCCCCAATATTTCGTGGTCAGTGAAGTCGGTCAGAAGATTCCATCCTCAATCAGTCTGGAAGAACCTGTTTTCTTCTACCCGGGAGGTAAGGGTAAGCTAAGAAACGATAAAGACCTTGCCCGCCTCTGCCTGCTCAAGACAGACTTAAAATCATTTTTCAATCAAGCCGGAACTGCCTTGCACCGGGTATACATCACCCTTAACTCCGGCCTGCACATGGCCTACCCCGGTCACGGCAACTATCCCGCCAACTTTGATCCGCGCAAAAGGGCGTGGTTCACCAAGGCAGTGGAACAGGGAGTAATTGTCTGGGATAAAAGTATTGATGCCAGCACCGGACAGCAGGTTTATACCTTATCCAAGCCCATCCGCAACCGAAATGGAAATATCATCGGTGTTGTTGCCATCGACATCCAACTGGTGGAACTTTTACGCAAGGAAGACCTGACCTCCCAATGGTCCAGTGCAATTCTGGCATTTGTAGTCGGTCCGGTTAAGACAGACGAAGGAGTTGAACTGCGCATCTGGGCCGAATCCGGACATAAAGAGACCAACATATCATGGATGACCGGACTGCCCAACGAAGTCCGCTATCTGCAATCATCAGCAAAAGACTCACTGAACGGATTGATCAACTCCATCGCCAAAGGTGAATCCGGAGTCATGCGCATGCCCTACAACGGCATAAAATCCGTCTGGGCTTTCGCACCCTTCCGTGGTGAGGGCAGCTACGTGCTGATCACTCCGGAACGGGTCATAACCAGAGTACCGGACAGAGCAGCAAATCAGGCCCTTGAATTGAGTAAAAACCTGTACGTGGCTGTTGGAGCAGCAGCATTAATTACATTGATCACTGTCGGTCTGGTAGCATTCATCGGCAGCCGCAAGGTCATTAAACCACTACTGGTAATGACCAATGCTGCAGAAAAAATATCCGAAGGCGACCTGTCCGTGCATGTTGATGTCAAAACCGGGGATGAACGGGAAACCCTTGCCAATGCATTCAATCACATGATCCCCAAATTGCAGGACCACCTGCGGATCAGTAAATCTATGGAGCTGGCGCAGGAAGTACACACCAGCCTACTTCCACAGGACCCGCCGCAGGCCAACGGCCTTGATATATCCGGCACCAGTATTTCATGCGACGAAACCGGGGGCGACTATTTCGATTTCTACACCCCGCCCGCAAGCGGGGGAACCGGAATCCTGCTCGGCGATGTAACCGGGCACGGAGTTTCAGCGGCCCTGCTTATGACCACCGGACGAGCACACCTGAAGCACGCATCCGGACACCGTGAACCGCTGGCAAACCGTATCGGGGAAGTAAACAGACTGCTCTGCTCCGACATCGGCGAGACCGGACGCTTCATGACCTTGTTCTGCCTCGAAATTTCCCCGGATAATTCAGCAGCAACGTACGTTCGCGCCGGACATGATCCTGCAACCATCTACAATCCTGCCAACGGCGAAAAACGAGACCTCATGGGGTCACCGATGCTGGCTCTCGGCATATTTGACGAAGCCGAATACAATGAATTTGATGTAGATTTAAATGAAGGGGAAATCATCTTCATCGGAACCGACGGCATCTGGGAAGCCCGCAACACCAAAGATGAAATGTTCGGACGCGACCGCCTCGACCGGATCATCTTCGAAAATGCCAAGCGCAGTGCCGCAGAAATCCAGCAGGAAATCATTGCCGAGGTCTACAAGTTCCAAGACGGAATGGAACAGGAAGATGACATCACGCTGGTAATTATCAAAGTTAACGAATTCAATAAGGCCAAATAA
- a CDS encoding cysteine-rich small domain-containing protein: protein MENSHRFFRNIDCRYFPCHQVSEETSFNCLFCFCPLYLVEDCGGRFKMTAKGIKDCTDCKIPHRPEGYDYIITKLKEANAR, encoded by the coding sequence ATGGAAAACAGCCACCGTTTTTTTAGAAATATAGATTGCCGCTACTTCCCATGCCATCAGGTCAGCGAAGAAACATCCTTCAACTGTCTGTTCTGCTTCTGTCCGCTCTACCTCGTGGAAGATTGCGGAGGACGTTTTAAAATGACCGCGAAAGGCATCAAGGATTGCACGGACTGCAAGATTCCGCATCGGCCCGAAGGTTACGATTACATTATCACGAAACTTAAAGAAGCGAACGCGCGCTAA
- the amrA gene encoding AmmeMemoRadiSam system protein A, whose product MSDNFSFALTQEEKQYLKALVRKSILCRINKQEEPVPEPVTEHLSEEYGAFVTLNKNGHLRGCIGNVQGTGPLYKTIWKMARAAAFEDPRFPPLTESEFKEIEIEISILSPIDVCKDPEQIVIGRHGLIMQRGMQSGLLLPQVAVDWKWNREEFLAQTCHKAGMEADAWKDPNTNIFWFEAEVF is encoded by the coding sequence ATGTCAGATAATTTCAGCTTCGCCCTTACTCAGGAAGAAAAGCAGTACCTCAAAGCGCTGGTCCGCAAGTCCATCCTCTGCCGGATCAACAAACAGGAGGAGCCGGTACCAGAACCTGTAACCGAGCATCTGAGTGAGGAGTACGGCGCTTTCGTGACCCTGAACAAGAACGGACATCTGCGCGGCTGTATCGGCAACGTGCAGGGAACCGGACCGCTTTATAAAACCATCTGGAAAATGGCCCGCGCTGCCGCCTTCGAAGATCCCCGTTTTCCGCCGCTGACCGAATCTGAGTTCAAAGAAATCGAAATTGAGATTTCTATCCTCAGCCCCATTGATGTCTGCAAGGACCCGGAACAGATTGTTATCGGCAGGCATGGCCTGATCATGCAACGCGGCATGCAGTCCGGGCTGCTGCTTCCGCAAGTAGCAGTGGACTGGAAATGGAACCGCGAAGAATTCCTCGCCCAGACCTGCCACAAAGCAGGCATGGAAGCTGATGCATGGAAAGATCCGAACACCAATATTTTCTGGTTTGAGGCTGAAGTATTCTGA
- a CDS encoding phosphotransferase has protein sequence MIDALSPWGLETLERHNDKNIPGSPERAVSRSVIEDSENRLWLMERIAGTQVEKRTAIAENLLTLQKSGMDWLLPYQETKDGQVIAEVMGFPWQLSPFYESDELPRPEYVFDAERGTELAKFIAQLREHTKGKEMKGQDQSFALINYARELTETVKDREPTIHKRLEPICARLFPKMEKFTKLPKAFCHGDFHPLNVLWKGKTIGAVIDWEFSGMRPEIYDVANMIGCVAFENPGALGDGLIPAFMDGLYDNTNISDDSYESLPAYIPSLRFAWLSEWLRKKDSEMIEMELEFMELILAVMG, from the coding sequence GTGATCGATGCTTTATCACCCTGGGGTCTAGAAACCCTCGAAAGACATAACGACAAGAATATTCCCGGCAGCCCGGAACGTGCTGTTTCGCGCTCGGTGATTGAAGACAGTGAAAACCGACTCTGGCTCATGGAACGTATTGCCGGAACACAGGTTGAAAAACGGACCGCAATTGCCGAGAACCTTCTGACCTTGCAGAAATCAGGTATGGACTGGCTGCTTCCCTATCAGGAGACCAAGGATGGTCAGGTCATAGCCGAAGTAATGGGCTTCCCTTGGCAGCTATCACCCTTTTATGAATCCGATGAGCTGCCGCGTCCGGAATATGTCTTTGATGCAGAAAGAGGCACAGAGCTGGCAAAATTCATTGCCCAACTGCGCGAACATACCAAGGGTAAAGAAATGAAAGGGCAGGACCAATCATTTGCCCTGATCAACTATGCCCGGGAACTTACCGAAACAGTAAAAGACCGGGAACCGACCATTCACAAACGGCTGGAGCCGATCTGCGCACGGTTATTCCCCAAGATGGAAAAGTTCACGAAGCTGCCCAAGGCATTCTGCCACGGCGATTTCCATCCCCTGAACGTGCTCTGGAAAGGCAAAACAATCGGCGCGGTGATTGACTGGGAATTCTCCGGTATGCGTCCTGAAATATACGACGTTGCCAACATGATCGGCTGCGTGGCCTTTGAGAACCCCGGAGCACTGGGTGACGGACTTATCCCGGCTTTCATGGACGGACTTTACGACAACACCAATATCAGTGATGACAGTTACGAATCACTGCCCGCCTACATCCCTTCCTTACGCTTTGCATGGCTTTCCGAATGGCTGCGCAAGAAGGATAGTGAGATGATCGAAATGGAATTGGAGTTTATGGAACTTATACTGGCAGTTATGGGATAA
- the purN gene encoding phosphoribosylglycinamide formyltransferase, which translates to MSLPIAVLISGGGSNLQSIIEKMEDNILDVDIRMVLSNKADAYGLKRAEAYGIPTAALSHKDFGSREEFDTEMVRILKESGVEAVVMAGFMRIITPVFLNAFPGKIINIHPAILPSFPGVDGQGDAAKYGVRLAGCTVHFVDEKMDHGAVIIQAAVPAYPGEDEDDLRKRILQQEHRILPQATQWLSKGRLSIEDRFVKLEEADVELAERDAMSLVNPPLEKGF; encoded by the coding sequence TTGAGCTTACCAATTGCCGTTCTTATTTCTGGTGGTGGATCGAATTTACAATCCATTATTGAAAAGATGGAAGACAACATCCTTGATGTGGACATCAGGATGGTTCTTTCCAATAAAGCGGATGCCTACGGCCTGAAACGGGCCGAAGCTTACGGCATCCCGACTGCTGCCTTGAGCCATAAGGATTTCGGTTCCCGCGAGGAATTCGATACAGAGATGGTCCGCATCCTCAAAGAATCCGGAGTAGAAGCCGTGGTAATGGCAGGATTTATGCGCATCATTACCCCGGTATTTTTAAATGCATTCCCCGGTAAAATTATCAATATACATCCGGCGATCCTGCCCAGTTTTCCCGGTGTGGACGGACAGGGCGATGCTGCTAAATACGGCGTGCGACTGGCGGGCTGTACCGTTCATTTTGTGGATGAAAAGATGGACCACGGTGCTGTGATAATTCAGGCTGCGGTCCCGGCGTATCCCGGCGAAGATGAAGATGATTTACGCAAGCGTATTCTTCAACAGGAGCACCGTATCCTTCCGCAGGCCACCCAGTGGCTGTCAAAGGGACGCCTCTCCATTGAGGATCGTTTTGTGAAGCTTGAAGAAGCAGATGTGGAGCTGGCGGAGCGAGACGCAATGAGTCTGGTTAATCCGCCATTGGAAAAAGGGTTCTAA
- the cobA gene encoding uroporphyrinogen-III C-methyltransferase, producing the protein MGLVYLIGAGPGDPGLLTVKAKEVLETADVLIYDYLANIEFLNYCKADCEILYVGKKGGDHTLPQDKINELIVEKAQEGKVIARLKGGDPYVFGRGGEEAEELVEAGIDFEVIPGITAGVAAPAYAGIPVTHRDFTTSVCFITGHEDPTKEKTGHNWEVYAKSTSTLVFYMGVKNLPMIADNLIKNGRDPETPVALVRWGTRCNQQSFVSTLENVAQEAEERKFKAPSIIVVGGVCSLHDKLAWFEKKPLLGKGVVVTRAREQSSGLVSTLGKLGACVFEFPTINIEPVADYSDVQAEIKGLSNWDWLIFTSVNGVKHFFSQMDEAGLDARAFAGLEIAAIGPATADALVERGIRPDFVPEKYVAEGVVAGLLEKGIKGKKVLIPRANIAREVLPEELRKAGAEVKILPVYETGLSENDPGPIAEALEAGKIDYLTFTSSSTVENFFNMIEPEVFHKYKDSVKIACIGPITAKTLEGFGYEPDIQPEDYTIPALVDVLVQEVSE; encoded by the coding sequence ATGGGTTTGGTTTATCTTATTGGAGCTGGTCCCGGTGATCCCGGTCTGCTGACTGTTAAAGCTAAAGAAGTGCTGGAAACTGCAGATGTACTCATCTACGACTATCTGGCAAACATCGAATTTCTGAATTACTGCAAAGCGGATTGCGAAATTCTCTACGTAGGTAAAAAGGGCGGCGATCACACCCTGCCGCAGGATAAGATCAACGAACTCATCGTTGAGAAAGCGCAGGAAGGCAAAGTAATTGCCCGTCTTAAAGGCGGCGATCCTTACGTTTTCGGCCGCGGCGGCGAAGAAGCTGAAGAGCTGGTTGAAGCCGGAATCGACTTTGAAGTCATCCCCGGTATCACCGCAGGCGTTGCCGCTCCCGCTTATGCAGGTATTCCGGTAACCCACCGTGATTTTACCACTTCCGTATGCTTTATCACCGGACACGAAGATCCTACCAAGGAAAAGACCGGTCATAACTGGGAAGTGTACGCCAAATCCACCAGTACCCTCGTTTTCTACATGGGCGTGAAAAACCTGCCCATGATCGCGGATAACCTGATCAAGAACGGTCGTGATCCTGAGACCCCGGTTGCTCTTGTTCGCTGGGGAACCCGTTGCAACCAGCAGTCTTTCGTCTCCACCCTTGAAAACGTTGCCCAGGAAGCTGAAGAGCGCAAGTTCAAGGCTCCCTCCATCATCGTTGTCGGCGGTGTCTGCTCCCTGCATGACAAGCTGGCTTGGTTCGAGAAGAAGCCCCTGCTCGGCAAAGGCGTTGTGGTTACCCGTGCCCGTGAACAGTCCAGCGGACTTGTTTCCACTCTCGGCAAGCTCGGTGCCTGTGTGTTCGAATTCCCGACCATCAATATCGAGCCTGTGGCTGACTACTCCGATGTTCAGGCTGAGATCAAAGGCCTGTCCAACTGGGATTGGCTGATCTTTACCTCCGTGAACGGTGTAAAACATTTCTTCAGCCAGATGGACGAAGCCGGACTCGATGCCCGCGCATTTGCCGGACTCGAAATTGCTGCCATCGGCCCCGCAACTGCTGATGCGCTGGTAGAAAGAGGCATCCGTCCTGACTTCGTACCTGAAAAGTACGTTGCAGAAGGCGTGGTTGCCGGACTGCTAGAGAAGGGCATCAAGGGTAAGAAGGTACTCATCCCCCGCGCTAATATCGCCCGCGAAGTGCTTCCCGAAGAGCTGCGCAAGGCCGGAGCAGAAGTTAAAATCCTGCCCGTCTACGAGACCGGACTTTCCGAGAATGATCCCGGCCCCATCGCCGAGGCCCTCGAAGCAGGAAAGATCGATTACCTGACTTTCACCAGCTCCAGCACTGTTGAGAATTTCTTCAACATGATTGAGCCGGAAGTTTTCCACAAATATAAAGACAGTGTGAAAATCGCCTGCATCGGGCCCATTACCGCCAAGACCCTCGAAGGGTTCGGTTATGAGCCGGATATTCAGCCTGAAGATTACACCATACCCGCACTGGTAGATGTACTGGTGCAGGAAGTTTCCGAGTAA